AAAATTAAGGTGGACTAATACAGCATTATTCCTTAAATCTTGTTTAATAAGGCCTTTAGCTATAAATTCGTTTATTATGCTTATATCAATTAGTCTTGATTTATGCAGATAAGCATATGTCTGTCTCGTATTTGAAGAATATTCAATATCTATAGTATTATTGCATTCTTTTTCTATTATTTCGTTATTATTAGTAAAAGTATTATCATATCTTTCAGTATCTATATTCATATATTTTAATAAATAATCTATTGTATTTTTAAAACTGTCGCCTATTATATTTTCTCTTACATACTGTATTATATCACCACATTGCTGAACACTTGACCATGCATATACATATTGACCTGGTGTTCTTTCTTTTAGTATCAATGAAGTATGCTCATGGCATCTATAATAATTATTACCTTCTTTTTTGAATGTATATCCTTCAATTTTTTCTAAAAAGCTCTTGAAATTTATTGTTTTAACTAACTCTATTTTTTCTTTAAATATCATAATTTTATTTCTCCTCTTTTGTTTTCTTTAGTTTACAAAAAAGTAAAAATTAAAAGAATACTTAAAGTGTCTTAGCATGTTCGAGCATAAAAAAAGGTCTGTATTTTAATTTTACAAACCATTTTTACTATTATTTCATATATATTTCACATCATCTTGTACTTTCTTCTCATATAGATAAAATAATTCACACAAATTATTTATAGTCTTTTTATCACTTTTAGCTATATTACCTAAGAATTCATTGTATTTATTATAATTTAAGTCTTGAATAAAAAAATTATTCTTATGCTCTATTACATCTAATATCTGCAATATCTTATAATTTTCATTCTTAAATAATAATTTTAGGTACAATTAGCTTTACTCTTAAATCATTGTCTTTATGATTTACATTTACTTTATTAGATATTATACATCTCTTATTCCAAATTTGTGTTGTTAACCTATAATAATTCCATAGTGTTGGGCCAGTTACATAACCTATAATTTCATCGTTCTGCTTTAAATAGAGTCTTTTAATAAGCTTTTCTTTATTATTCCCAATTCTCCAAATGGGGTATTTAGAGGCTTATAATAAATATTAGAACTATATTCACTTAAAACCAAATATTCTTACAGCTTATTAATTATTGTTTCTATAACATTTATGTTTGTATCATCTTTATAAAGGTCCTAAAAAAAATTGGATCTCTTTCTACAAAATTATTAATACATAATAATACTCTCTTCTCAACATCCATGATTATATTATTATTAATTTCATTTCTTTATTTTATCTATATCCATCAAGCATACTTAGTGCCTTATCACATAATATTTCACTTTCAAACTTAATATCATCTGAAATTGTAGTTTTAAATCGTTTGATTTTGGGTGTAGTGTCTTTTATTATTAATAACTGTTGTTGCCTCTTTTCTGCTCTTCTCTTTATAGCATGATTTCTCAATAATTGATAAACATATACTACACCAAATACATCCAATATTACCATTAAGCTTAATATTATTTCATATACCATAATGCATCTAACTCCTCCATGTAATAATATATAACTATTATACTTTCAATTATTTTGAATTTCCATTGCACAGAAGTCAAATTTACTTAGTATTTTTACTGTAGTAAAAATAGTCACTTATATATCTCATGATAAATTATAATTTATCATATTTCCTATTGATTTATCATTCAATACTTTATCTTCTCATAAAAAATAAGAATCAATCATATTTAATGATTAACTCTTATTAATCGTCTGTAATAAGTTTTGTTAGTTATTCAATTAGACTTTCTTCTATAAAGCTTGGAAATTTAATTAAATATTCTTTTATATCTCTGCATAATCTGTTGACCATATTATCATTTTTAAATTCACTTTTATGATAATATGTACCTATTTTATTATGTTCTAAGTCCCAACTTAATATATAATTAAATGCATCATCTATTTTATCTTTAATAATTATAAATTTATCTAATAACTTTAAATTCTTTGTTCCATTGAAGATAAGTTCCACACCAATACGACCTTTCTTATCTACACTGGTTACTTTTAAAACTAAAGAATCTATTCCTAATCCTATCACAAAAAATTTTCTTCCAATAATTGCTTTATGATAGTGTAAATTTAATGATACATCTCCACAATCTTCTCTCAATCTTATTAAAATGTTCTTCAGTATTTGTTCTTCATAATTAAAATGAGATTCTTTATATAAACTTTTAACCTTATTTATTCTATTGTTATCTTGAATTTTCAGAAATCGCTTCTCAGTAAATAATTTATTTATATTATCTAACTTCTTTAAAGCTCTTACTTTTTCTGTAGATTTATAATTATCTATTTCTTCTAATATATTCACAACTTCTTTATTTATTGTTAGAAACATCAATTCTATATTTTTCTTATCAAAATTTATAGCATATTGCATCAATTCCTTAACTTCATTCTCTCTAAAATGTGTAGATATATATGCAATTACAGTTTTTTCATCATTAGCTGATATAC
Above is a genomic segment from Clostridium bornimense containing:
- a CDS encoding DUF3991 and TOPRIM domain-containing protein yields the protein MIFKEKIELVKTINFKSFLEKIEGYTFKKEGNNYYRCHEHTSLILKERTPGQYVYAWSSVQQCGDIIQYVRENIIGDSFKNTIDYLLKYMNIDTERYDNTFTNNNEIIEKECNNTIDIEYSSNTRQTYAYLHKSRLIDISIINEFIAKGLIKQDLRNNAVLVHLNFDNKIVGADLQGTNSYKKFKGVIKNSNRDYGFSFKIGENIDKIYIFEAGIDMLSYYQLYKSNLNDCLLLSTGGSQKINKIATYLNKYDNISTIYVAVDNDDAGNIALQKIKDIYNNKLVIDNREELIKYNIKDYNDLLKLKTEKMKKVA